From a region of the Impatiens glandulifera chromosome 4, dImpGla2.1, whole genome shotgun sequence genome:
- the LOC124935996 gene encoding 60S ribosomal protein L22-3-like: MSRGSASNGPKGKKKGVTFTLDCSKPVEDKIMEIASLEKFLQERIKVGGKAGALGDTVAITREKNKIIVTSDANFSKRYLKYLTKKYLKKNNVRDWLRVIAANKDRNVYELRYFNIAENEGEEEE, from the exons ATGAGTCGAGGATCTGCATCCAATGGACCTAAGGGGAAGAAGAAGGGAGTCACTTTCACCCTTGATTGCTCTAAGCCAGTTGAGGACAAGATCATGGAAATCGCCTCATTGGAGAAGTTCCTTCAAGAGCGCATCAAAGTTGGTGGAAAGGCTGGTGCTTTAGGTGATACCGTCGCGATTACGCGTGAGAAGAACAAGATCATCGTCACTTCCGATGCCAATTTCTCTAAGAG GTATCTAAAGTATTTGACAAAGAAATActtgaagaagaacaatgttCGCGATTGGCTACGAGTGATTGCAGCAAACAAAGACCGCAATGTGTATGAGCTAAGATACTTCAACATTGCTGAGAATGAGGGCGAGGAAGAAGAATAG